The genomic interval TGCCCAAATACAAGAGCTTCTTCCAAGCTTATGTTTCCCATTTGAAGTACTGGAGAATTCTAAATGCTCCCTCAGTCGTGTTGGAAGTAACATTGCCAGAACAGTGTAATTATGTAGGCCTTATGTCTTCATTTTATACATGTTAGATGATGGAAATGGGTACTTACTGTAAGGaaattaaacaaaataaacCAAAATATGTTAACATAACCTTATTGTATGAATACATTGCTTTATTTCAGGGCAGTTTTGATCTGTCTCAACATTTCAATCAGAGCGCTGAACATATAGCTGTGGATGATTAATTAatagatgattttttttaaatgctatTTTTGTGAATTCAATTCTAAATTGATTTTGGACAATAGATTTGGACACTAAAATGGTAAGGTGTAAATAGATTTAAATGAATGAATCAGTATTGATAATATAAAGTAATACTCCTGGATGTAGTTCAAAACGGTCTTAGCACCTCCACCTACCCTTGCTCTCTCCTTTTGCATGTAGCATCCAGCAATGGACTGGGTGTCGTTTCAGATGTTCATGGGcgattgatatatatatatctcaatcgcctatatatatatatatatatatatataatattatattattattattttttttttttttttttaaaccactaCAGACTCAAGTTTTAACATAACAAAAACTGAATTATGCATACTGGCACAATGATGAATACAGAATTAAGGTCATTTAAATATGGCACTCTATACAGGGCTAGAGTGCAACCCTCAGCTGAGTTAATTTGTAATACTGCTTGGCAACAGAGCTGCTCATATTACAGCCATTCGTTATTGTTTCAGCTATACATATTGCATTATTGGAATAGTTccaagcaaagattctagagcggagctctgttctagaatctttggttccaAGCTTACTGTTGTTAAGTTGAGTACATCAGCTCTGCTGGCCACATTTCAAACTGTACGGACCATGCTAGAGGTACTATGATCCACTCTACTGATATTTGGTTTACTACTCTGCTATAACTGTAGTATTCATTTAAAGTTACTAAAGGTAAACACCCACTGATGCATTGTAATTGCATAACACTTGGGCTAATTAGAGAGGTTATGTAGATGCAGAGAGTATTTCGTATTTGTAGAGACACTTAATAGGCAACTTACTTAGGTAATAGCATGGTTACGATACCTAGGGATTGAGGGATACAGTTTTACAAATCAGACCTGCAGTTAACAAGTGTGTTATCTATCtgtttacaaggatacaagtattttatttgtcacatacgtAGAGATACTGTAAAACATGTAGTGAAATGGCATTTTAGCTGCTCAACTTTCCTGTGCAGAGTATAAAGAAGAAAGATTTAGAAGAATTTAATAACTTAAGAGAGAAGGGGATAAAAAGTGCAGTGTGGCTAGTCCATGTGCTGTATTTAGAGTTGTATATGTATTCaagtgtaagtatatatactcttttgatcccgagagggaaatttggtctctgcatttatcctaaaccgtgaattagtgaaacacactgcacacagtgaggtgaagcacacactaatcccggcctgcaacaacaacggcgctcggggagcagtgaagggtttggtgccttgctcaagggcacttcagccgtggcctactggtcggggttcgaaccggcaaccctccggttacaagtctgaagcactaaccagtaggccacggctgccctattcAGGGTGCGGATGTCCTGAGGAAAGTAACTCCTCCTCAGTCTCTCTGTTTTAGCCCTGTGAGCACATAGATGTCTGCCTGACCTCAATGGTTTGAACAGTCTATGGTCAGGATATGAATTGTCCTTTAAAATATTACTGGCCCTTGCTTGTACTCTTTTTATATCCTGCAGGGTAGAGAGAGGTGCTCTGATGGTGCGTTCGGCTGATGGAAAACCATGAGAAGACCCATCAGGTGCTAAATAGAGGATACCCGAGAAGACAGCCATAGACCTCTggagttcgcctacaaaaagaaaccaaagctgccatctttgcccatataaggagatctggGTTTTTATTGAAGccaactacctatggcaagtaacattgcaagttagctccgGGATAACAAAAATCAAAGTTTGCGGTCTTAATGTACCCACTTGAAGGCTGACGACAAAAGTGTGTAGAGCAACGTCTGCACTTCAGATTTTTTGTCCCCGTTAGAGTTTAATAGGTGCGGtcattcaaaatccccatgttattttcccataggaaaaatcgcaagataccggatctccttaCATGGCCAAAGATGGTAACTTTTTTGTAGGTggacttcagaggtctatacaTAGAGACACATAATCATAATAAAAGGCAATTGCTACACACTACAAACAAAATGTTCAGTGTGGGGAACAGTAAACTCTCACTGCCACACATCACCTGTGTTTTTTATCCAACTGCGCTGCCCTCCCCACCTCCGGAGTGTAACAGCATTCTCTCCTTTTGAGCAACCCAAACTAACATCCGAGGATGACGTGCTGACTGAGGACTACAGTGACGCGGGCGCTGGTGGGGATAGCAGGTGGTGTGGGCGGGCTCGCTCTCTCCGGTCCAACTGTCGGAGCTCTCTGATGGCACGTCAGCTCTGGTGAGTCAGGCTGACACTCTGAGCAACCTGTGAAGCTGATGACTTTCTCTGACAAAATCAGAACTGCTAGTTATACACTGAACATATCCACAGCAACCCTAAATGATATCATGTCTTATGAAAAGCATACTATTAGCTCACCCGTAAATCCATTGATGCAACATTGACTGTACACCGGTGGAGAGAGTTGTCCTGCAGACCGATTCTCAAATCTCAAATTGAGATTGGGAATTGGCCTGGGGACCTTTCATTCACTTATTCCAGGGGTTAACAAGTGGTGAAATTGAGCTGAATTGTTATCATGAACAAATTTAGTCTGTCATAGccatttgtgttgcttctgctGCTGTTGATGATACTGATGCAGAACCCTGTGAAACACTGCTCACTgctgaggggcagccgtggcctactggttaaagcttcggacttgtaaccgaaggggttgccggttcgaaccctgaccggtaggaacggctgaagtgcccttgagcaaggcaccaaacctctcactgctcctcgaacaccgctgtagcaggcagctcactgcgtcgggattagtgtgtgcttcacctcactgtgtgttcactgtgtgctgagtgtgtttcactaattcacagattgggataaatgcagagataaATGCATCacggaatcaaaagagtatatatacttatacttatacacatatGTCTGCTGCTGTTGGTGATGCTGATGCAGAACCCTGTGGAACACTGCTCACATATCGTCTGCTGCTGTTGGTGATGCTAATGCAGAACCCTATGGAACACTGCTCACATatcgtctgctgctgctgctgttggtgaTGCTGATGCAGAACCCTATGGAACACTGCTTACATATTGTCTGCTGCTGTtgatgatgctgatgctgatgctgatatTAAGCAGAAGGTGTGTAACTGTTAGATTTACTGATGACAATCAGTGTTAACAACTTTCAAAAGGCACCATCTAGTCAGAGCAACTGGGTTGAATGTCTATGGGATTCATTCATCAGCCTTGTGACTGATTTTGTTGTTACAATCGTGTCAGAAAGAGGCTGGAGATATTGCCATATATAGAGTCCGAGTCTCACTTTTCCAAGGAGATGTGAGATGCTTTTCAGCTCAGAGCATAGTTGACTGTAACAGATGTGCAATGCAGCTGCTGCCTGGATgtgccttaacccttaaaggtgtgggtttttgaacattctaacctAAGATTCCGTTctgcaacaattcaaggttctaaaattctatgttgaattcaatgaacccagatatgcTTTAGAACGTTAATTTTCCAACAATCCTGTCACACCAATGTGACCGTatacctttaagggttaaagggcTGCCCACACACTTCAGTTGTGAGTTTGTGAAAGCTTGTGGATATCTATGCTCAGTAGCCAGTCATACACCCTCACTTCAGTGCTCCTGAAGCactgtgttgattggctgggatTGTTTGTCGCTTGGTCTGAGCcactatgtttgtttattttcccaACTACAGAGCCAGTACTGTGCACTAACACTAACACCTGAGTGCAAACACTGAACAGACAGTTCACGGTCTTCAGCTCAGGACTATGAGGAGCAAAACGCTGATTTTGATTAGAAGTGTGGGTTACAATGTTGGGATCTAttaggaatgtagcctacctgtaCAGTGATCCAAACATCAATAAATCAGTATTTAGCTGCCAAGCTGGCAGCTACAAGGAATGTACCTTCAGTTATTGGTGGCTCTCAAAGTATTGAAAATATGTTCAAATCATACCGGACAATGTACAGTATGCCGATGGTCCAGATAATAAGCAATACATGCATGCCTGTAGCAGTGTGGGAATCTGGGCTCTGACAGCAATCTTCAACTCATCTGTCATGGCAACAGAGAGCAATATGCGGTGCCACTGTTACACCTCATTGTTCATCATCACCCAGCAACAAGGATCGTATGGTTTAAAATTATGGACTCTGAAAAAACCTTGTAAAGTCTGAGCTGATTTTTTAAATCACTGTGGCATATTACAGACCAGGTTACCAAGTCTGCTGACTATTTCTACCTGTGGCAGCATACATTTGTAACAGTTTATACTCATGTAATAATGTGTATTACTTTATGTAATAAACACAAtcttatattattgattgtatATGGATGAGAGAATTTGGGCACGGTTGAAACAAAAACAGGGTGATTTTACTGATGTTGATATGCCTACGTCTAATATAGGCTGATTGTCAAGTTGTTTTCAGCAAATTATTCCCTATGTCATTGATGAAAAATGAGTGATCTTTCACAGTAGGCAATTCAACACACGAAATGACAGCGTAGGCTAATGCACATTGCACATTGGTCTCAGTGAGGCTGGAACTCATTTACGTGATGGTCAGTAAAATCAAGCACGCAAAATAATGAGGTCAAACCCAATTTGTCTGTCATCAAGATCTGCAGAGCGCTGCCAAATATGATAGCTTTCGCATACAGTGATGGAATGCATGTAGTCATCAGGTATGATATGAAAGGTGGGACGTTGACCTGAATATGAGAACATCTGCCAACGTTGTAGCGAATGGTACACTGACATAGATTCTACACTGTTGACACAAAACAAGTATCCAGTGTGTGATACAAATTAGTTTCATATGTCCACATCAATGGCTATCGAAGGGGAACGTAGATCATCAGTGGTTACATTGTCACAAATCATACTCTATACATTCGGAAGTGAAATGCCGCCCAGAGAGAATGCATGCTGCGCGCGCATTTACATTTTACGACGGAAGTGCACAGCAGAAACACCGAGGAAAGCGACAAGGGAGTGAAAACGAAGCGGAATTagtcaatgagagagagagggaggagaggagagagggagagaggaaagaaaaggagTGCGCGACACGGAGGCTGCTGGACTCTTGGGCCGAAGAGGACGTGGCGGGTCCGGCAGAGGTTTTCCCTTTCAATCACGACGGCGAGCCGAAGACGTAAAAAAACAATGAGCTGGAGAAACAGCAGGTAGCTGCAGCTGGAGAGCTATAATTCATATTTTCACCTCTTTCTGCTCGGTGATGTAAAATGTGCATGGCCCAGCGCAGGTAGCCTATCGTAATTTGATAGGTCGTCTTTTGTTATGGAAAATCCTCCCTCAGACCGGACGGCATATCAAAGAAGCAAATGTGCGGGGCAAAAAGTTGTTGCTAGCGATGCTGCTCTTTATAGGCTGCAACTTTCCTCTTGTGCTTGTAGGTTGGCTGTGTGGTTCGCTGTATCAGCGACGTTAGCAATAAACAAGATGGCCACTGGCTAGCTGGCTAGATGGCATTTCGCCCCGTCTTTGTATATTATCGTACCCTCTGAGATCATAAGAACACTTTTGATTGATGTGAGAATTAACTTTTAATTTTATAATAAAATGGCACGCCCTCGTTCTACATTCCCCTACTATGTTCACTTAGTAATTTAAGTACGAATATAGAGGAAGAAAAACACCAGATTTGTGCTGCCAGCTAAAAGTGCATGATGCGTGGCGAACTGGCAAGCTACCTAGCTGCAAAAAGGTAGTTAACGTTCGACACATAGGTAGACAAAGTTATGCTCGCCGAATACCTTTCAAAATGCAAAATTGTTGTCAAAGGTTGTAAGTTCTTAGAACAAGGATATTTACTCTGAAAATGCAACATATTGTAAAATGCAGGCGCAACTTTTTCAGGTTGCCGACAGATTTTAACTCTTTGAAGTAAAATAAAACGCATGCCTGACATTTTCTTATTGAAGTTAGTGCGGGTGCCAAGTACACATATTTTTGAAATAGCTCAAGGATGTGCATGTAATTTCCTTGAAATTTAGGTCAACCTTTTTAATTCTGAGCTTTCTTGCGTACAACACATGTATCCCTTATTTAACGACAGACGATTTTAAGCATTTTGTCACGTTATGGATGTATGTCATGCGCCTATTCTAGGCTGCATACAAAATGAGGTCATGGGTGAAAATCTTAATTACCTAAATACGAAAGTTAGGGAATAATCTACTAACTTTTAAAAATCATGAATACACTGAACTCGCTTATCATCCACTTTGGAAAGCTCAAAGCAAGCCCTAATTATCCACAAATGGGCTGTTAGCATAAGAAAAGCGCCAATCAGTAGTGGTAATGATGTGGAGCCTCTATGCTGATTATAACACAAGTGAGGTGTTATGTATTAGCATGAGTCCATGTTTGCTTTTCAATTTAAAGGCATACCTCCAAAAAACTAACAAGCATTagtaacaacaacagcagcagcaacaacaacaacgtaaCATCATATTCTTGTCATTGTTACTGTTGACACTAACGACAGTAATCGTGGTGAAGATGAagtcatataataataataataataataataataataataataaaatacaataaaaatgTTATAACAACATACCAACTAAATTGTTGATACAATCAAATTATAATAATGCATTTGTTACTGCTATTAGGTTATTTGTGTAAGCATCATTATTACTTGTAACAGGACCAGCAATAGTAGTTAGATGTAGTTACAGCTGTAGAAGTAGCAGAATTACTATTCATTTTGAGATTGTACCAGATCACATTGCCTGGTGCATAGACTGTGGATAAATCTCTGGGAAATCAGACAGAATCAGAATAGCTGTTTTGTTCTCTGTATGTTTGATGCTTGATGTTCTCTGTATGTTTTAAATTGtcctctaatgtttttaaattgtcctaattgttgagaactgctctaaaacttaaactgtttactatgttgttagtcgctttggctaaaaagcgtcagccaaatgtaaatgtaatgtaatgtaatgtaatgatgcTCTCAAACTTGTACATGAGATGCTGTAAGTGTCTGTTATGATATAGAATAACAGATTGAAAAACCTTATAGATGGTTTAATAAGTGAATAAATGGCCACCTGAGGCTTCCTCGTTCAAGTGAGGCCCTTTGTAATTGGCAGCCATGATGGGAGTCTTAGCAGCTGCACCATGAGTCATGTGCGTGACTCACAGAGTTAGCATGTGCCCACATAGAGCGAATACCAGTAGTAGGCAGGTGCCCAGCGACACAGCCACTGGAGGTGTGatagatgcatgtaggctaaaTGTCATGTTAAGAGTTAACTCTGTGTTATATATAATTCGTTTATTATAGCAGAGTGAATATTGATGTACTTGTAGTGACACACTTTGTCCTTTAATTAAGTTTGATGGGTTAATGTGTTCAAATGGCCTTTCATTGCTTTTACACCAGCGTCACAGAACCTATTAACACACTAGCTGTCCAGAATATGTACTGTGTAGCCTAGTTCTTTTCTTAGCTGGTTAACCTGGGGCTCTCCCAACTGTGTCAGCAAATGTTGCTAGGTACTTgccagttagcatgctaacaagctTTTATCAGTGTTAACTGTCCTGTTCATGGTCTTTGAAATGTTTGACATGCCCTTTTGGCAGTTAGCTCACTAGTGTTATACAAAATATCAATACTGatatttgggcagccgtggcccactggttagcactctggacttgtaaccggagggttgccggttcgagccccgaccagtgggccgcggctgaagtgcccttgagcaaggcacctaacccctcactgctccccgagcgccgccgttgaagcaggcagctcactgcgccgggattagtgtgtgcttcacctcactgtgtgttcactgtgtgctgtttgtgtttcactaattcaccgactgggttaaatgcagagaccaaatttccctcacgggatcaaaaaagtatatatacttatatatacttatatttaatatttaatatatCAAATATTAAATTCATATTTTGTCCTTAATACTGATGCTTATGCTGGTGAAATCAAGTTGATTAATGGGTGGAGGCAAATTGATAGATTCTGAACAGCATGTTTGTCATTCTGTTAAACAGTTTACATGTAATGAAGAAAAAATACAATGGAGACGGTTACAGTATTTTTACAACTAAATAactgaatgtttttttctttttcttctctttgttGAAATATACAGGGCCCTTGGAGATCAGCACTTACCCTAACCCAGGGAACAAGCCTTGGCACCTATCACAGGAAAACAGAACGTGGCCTCTTCTATTTTTCTCAGGTGTAAGGCCACCATATCATATCATAATCATTTTTTTCTAAAGCACAACCTCTGCTCCCATAACGGAAGCCATAGCCGGCGTGTGGACAGGACTCGGCCACCATGGCAGAGCTAGAGAGCGAGTGTATCTCTATAGGGCTAAACACGCTGGCGTCCGAGTGCGGCTCGCCTCCCCTGGACCCGTTGCGGCCGGAGTGTAGCACGCCAACCCTACACCTGCTCTCCTCCGACTGCTCCACGCCCAACCTCAATACGCTGGCGTCCGAGATCGTTGAGCCCATGGCCATGCTACCGTGCGTGAAAACCGAACCGCCGGACCTCGAGCCCATCCGCACCGTGGACCTGTCGGAGATCCAGCCGCTCAGCACGGCCGAGCTGGGATCGGACCAGATCAAGATGGAGATTAGCGGACTGGACTACATCAAGTCGGAGCACCACGGCGGTCACCACTGCGACATGCACTCGTTCCACAGCACGGAGCTGGACTCTTACAAGAGTCACTACGAGCCCAGCCTGGTGTTCGACTATATCACGCACGTCTCCGACAGCCTGGAGTACATCAAGTCGGAGCAGCACACAGACCTACAGTGCTACTACGCCACCGAGCTGAGTTCCATCAAAACAGAGTACGAACCCAACCTCATGTCCAGCCACATCAGGTCGGAGATCAACGGCCTCGAGTCCATCCACATGGCGGAGCTGCGAACCGAACTTAATAAGCTGAGGCCGGACTCCATCATCGACGGCATGGGGAAACTGGAGTCCGACTTTTCGGGGAGCGACCTGTTCGACCTCGGCTCCGGCCAGGAGACGAAAAGTTCGTTGGAGACAAGCCACACGGGGACCAAAGGGCACAGCGCTGGTCCGCGCAAGCCTCGCAACCTCAACGGCGAGAAGCCGTTCTCCTGCACGCAGTGCGGGAAGAGCTTCAGCACTCTGGGCAACCTCAAGACGCACCAGCGCATCCACACCGGCGAGAGACCCTACATCTGTCCGCAGTGCGGAAAGAGCTTCGGCCAGGCGGGCAACCTGAAGCGCCACCAGCTCATCCACACCGGGCAGAAGCCCTACACATGCGCACACTGCCCCAAGGGCTTCACCAAAGCGGACGACCTCCGCTCGCATCAGCGGCTGCACACAGGCGAAAAGCCCTTTGGCTGCCTCACGTGCGGCAAAAGCTTTAGCCAGTCCAAGGAACTCAAAACGCACCAGCTTAGCCACACTGGCGAGCGTCCGTTCTGCTGCCCGCACTGTGGCAAGACCTTCGTCAAGGAGACCAGCTTTCGGAACCACCAACAGATCCACACGGGCGAGAAGCCCTATACATGCTCACAGTGTGGCAAGACCTTCAGCAATTCAGGGGTCCTCAAAACGCACGAGAAGATCCACTCGGGCGAGCGTCCGTTCGGCTGCACCCAGTGTGGCAAGAGCTTTGGGCGCTTAGGACATCTTAAAGCACACCAGCAGATCCACACGGGAGAGCGGCCCTACACGTGCTCCCACTGTGGCAAGAACTTCAGCCAGTCAGGCCACCTCAAAGCACACGAGCAAATTCACAAACGAGAGCGGCCAGACCTTAGCAGTGGCAGCAGTCTCAGTAACGATAGTAGCTAAAAACCTTTTAACTTCTCAGAGTATTATtcctatttgttttttttatatataaatactacagtatatatataaatatatatgtttcCTTTATGTTTTTCATACCTTTTTATGTCCTTTTTGCATTATGTTGTTTGGGGTCCATGTTGTGACTGATTTGCTCTTATGCAAGTGTCTGTTTTTTGGGAATCAGTGGcgtcacagagaactgtgtagAGAGCTTTGTACTTTGTCAGATCTGTGTTGTAGTGAGTGCCATTCCAGTTTCTTTCTTCCGGTAAAATACTCACCATGTACACATTTATTGATAACATGTAATTCCTAAACCTTGTACTGGAATGAGTTATTAAAAAGAAACTAATGTAAAACTGCAATGATGCTTGTTCCTTTATCAGAACCATGGTAATTTGTTGTACACTTTGAAATTACACTTTAGAACATAGAGCTTACTTTTCAGTAGAGTCTTTCGCTGGTTCAGATGCCAGCAGGTGTTACGACATCTTTTTCAGGAATTAAATCTCATTCAAGGTCAAAAATAGTGAGTGTAGTAGTAAAATATCTTGATTCACTCTTACTGTAACTGCATGAGTTATAAGCCAGAGAGTTAAGAGTGGACAGATTAACTACAGTTTTAGGACTATGCACCTGTATTGAGGCCTGTTAcagtaacaactgttaaacagggttcccacgggtcaaggaatttctggaatatcatggaattttagaaagtctattccagacatggaaagtcagggaattttatattttttgggacatagtcatggaatatcagggaattttgtaaaatgtacttgccaaaatacattaacacaaatatatttccacgcAGAaatggtgtatatctggttattagatTTAATAGTTGCCCAACTGTGTTTAATTACACAGTTGGGCAATTATTAAATCTAATTGCCCAAAATGGGCTTGAATTGCCCAACTGTGTTTATTCAATGtattcatctcccgctctaaaaaagtaaaagattcttgaacgctacGCAGGTCCTCTGAAATCTTTCGTCGGTATATTGTActattcattatatagtaaatcatggaaattcaggttttttgtGAGGGTAAAGTCATTTGACTTGGAGTGGGAACCCTGGTTAAATGTTTTGTATGTGAGACTGAATGTTCAGACTAATTATTTCCCCTCACATAGTCCCGTCAAGATCAGGTGTGTGTCAATAACTGTTTTCAGACATGTCCTCTGCACTATATGCGAACCATTGTCAAATGGATGTCCGACCCTTTACCCACATACATCGCAGCACAACCCCCTGCAATTATGTAagtgtaaatcaggtttctcagCCAgatatacttgcgtatacaaggaatttggtcactgcatttatcccatccgggaattagtgaacacacagagcacacagtgaatacatagtgaggtgaagcactaaCCTGAAGCAGCAAGccgtggcgctcggggagcagcgtgaggggttaggtggctTGCTCAAGGCCCTGCctcaattttatttttaaactgtATGTCTCTATTCAGTATTTTTCTGTGGATTTTCACTATACAGCATCTGTTTAAAGAACCTTGATCATGACAGATTATGATGGAATGCGTAGCCTTCCCGAGGATCATTTGGTGCAGAGTAAGATATCtttttgattttcttttttgctttGCTAACCAAACACAAA from Alosa sapidissima isolate fAloSap1 chromosome 3, fAloSap1.pri, whole genome shotgun sequence carries:
- the si:dkeyp-113d7.1 gene encoding zinc finger protein 544, with the protein product MAELESECISIGLNTLASECGSPPLDPLRPECSTPTLHLLSSDCSTPNLNTLASEIVEPMAMLPCVKTEPPDLEPIRTVDLSEIQPLSTAELGSDQIKMEISGLDYIKSEHHGGHHCDMHSFHSTELDSYKSHYEPSLVFDYITHVSDSLEYIKSEQHTDLQCYYATELSSIKTEYEPNLMSSHIRSEINGLESIHMAELRTELNKLRPDSIIDGMGKLESDFSGSDLFDLGSGQETKSSLETSHTGTKGHSAGPRKPRNLNGEKPFSCTQCGKSFSTLGNLKTHQRIHTGERPYICPQCGKSFGQAGNLKRHQLIHTGQKPYTCAHCPKGFTKADDLRSHQRLHTGEKPFGCLTCGKSFSQSKELKTHQLSHTGERPFCCPHCGKTFVKETSFRNHQQIHTGEKPYTCSQCGKTFSNSGVLKTHEKIHSGERPFGCTQCGKSFGRLGHLKAHQQIHTGERPYTCSHCGKNFSQSGHLKAHEQIHKRERPDLSSGSSLSNDSS